The Sporosarcina luteola genome contains a region encoding:
- a CDS encoding DUF1189 family protein: protein MKFNQLFLAAFHEPKKLAAFRLLPIGRVIRYAFLFILLMTLISFTRFSLGDADLFEATPELTEYSQTIGVLIYPMAFVSQFVIATFYVFVRISIFAAIGIWIGKAMGRRVEYRFIWRTTAIAITAPLLVTIFLDFFQFHETFSILFSSLIHIGYLSIALKYYPKAVK, encoded by the coding sequence TTGAAGTTCAATCAATTATTTCTGGCAGCGTTCCATGAACCGAAAAAACTCGCGGCGTTCCGGTTGCTACCAATCGGGCGGGTGATCCGCTATGCTTTCCTATTCATCCTATTGATGACCTTGATCTCATTCACACGCTTCTCACTTGGAGATGCCGACTTGTTCGAGGCAACCCCTGAATTGACGGAGTATAGCCAAACGATAGGCGTACTCATATACCCGATGGCCTTTGTTTCCCAATTTGTCATTGCAACATTTTACGTATTTGTCAGAATCAGCATCTTTGCTGCAATCGGCATATGGATTGGCAAAGCGATGGGAAGGCGCGTCGAGTACCGTTTTATTTGGCGGACGACTGCCATTGCAATCACCGCACCATTATTGGTAACGATTTTTCTCGATTTCTTTCAATTTCATGAAACCTTCAGCATTCTTTTCTCGTCCTTGATCCATATCGGTTACTTGAGCATTGCTCTCAAGTATTATCCAAAAGCGGTAAAATGA
- a CDS encoding Na/Pi cotransporter family protein, with product MEVNWQEVIFQFIGGLGIFLFAIKYMGDGLQKAAGDRLRSILDRFTTNPFMGVLVGIIVTVLIQSSSGTTVITVGLVSAGFMTLRQAIGVIMGANIGTTITAFIIGLDVGAYALPIMALGAILIFFFKKNSIKNVGEVVFGFGGLFLGLELMSAGMKPLRTLSAFSDFTVSMADHPVLGVVAGTVFTLIVQSSSATVGILQGLYAENLVSLQAALPILFGDNIGTTITAVLASIGASVAARRAAAAHVLFNVVGTVVFMILLYPFTMYVEWISGLLALESKMQIAFAHGTFNVLNTVIQFPLIGAWALFVTKIIPGKDVTIEYRPKHLDPNFINQSPSVAIGQAKEEIIRMGDFAVQGMEETYEYLKTSNKRHAETAYQIEDAINNLDRKITDYLVDISAVNISPVESARHVMLMDTVRDIERIGDHFENIIELIDYREVNRVKLTEEAMDDLTEMFTLTIATVDKAVRSLDMNDIELAREVAEQEALIDKMERKFRKNHIVRLNEGHCSAQSGMVFVDIVSNLERIGDHAVNIAEAILGKRV from the coding sequence ATGGAAGTGAATTGGCAGGAAGTGATTTTTCAATTTATAGGAGGTCTTGGGATCTTCCTATTCGCCATAAAGTATATGGGGGACGGTCTTCAGAAAGCCGCAGGGGATAGATTGCGGAGCATTTTGGATAGATTCACGACGAATCCTTTTATGGGTGTGCTAGTCGGAATTATCGTGACGGTGCTTATCCAGTCTAGCTCAGGTACGACAGTTATTACGGTCGGTTTGGTCAGTGCAGGATTTATGACCCTTCGACAGGCGATCGGTGTCATTATGGGTGCGAATATCGGTACGACGATTACAGCATTCATTATTGGTCTGGACGTAGGGGCCTATGCATTGCCGATTATGGCACTCGGTGCAATTCTTATCTTCTTCTTTAAAAAGAACTCCATCAAGAACGTTGGAGAGGTCGTTTTTGGCTTCGGGGGCCTTTTCCTTGGACTGGAATTGATGAGTGCCGGTATGAAGCCGCTCAGGACGCTTTCCGCCTTCTCCGACTTTACAGTTTCGATGGCTGATCATCCAGTACTTGGTGTTGTAGCGGGAACAGTTTTTACGCTTATCGTCCAAAGTTCCAGCGCAACAGTTGGGATATTGCAAGGTTTGTATGCAGAGAACCTTGTTTCGCTTCAAGCCGCATTGCCGATTCTGTTCGGAGATAATATCGGAACGACAATTACGGCAGTTCTGGCGTCGATCGGTGCATCCGTTGCTGCGAGAAGAGCTGCGGCGGCACATGTCCTTTTCAATGTTGTCGGTACAGTCGTATTCATGATTCTATTATATCCGTTTACAATGTACGTAGAATGGATTTCGGGACTTTTGGCTTTGGAAAGTAAAATGCAGATTGCATTCGCACACGGTACTTTCAACGTGTTGAATACCGTTATTCAATTTCCTTTAATTGGTGCCTGGGCATTGTTCGTGACGAAGATCATTCCGGGCAAAGACGTTACAATTGAGTATAGACCAAAGCATTTGGATCCGAATTTCATTAACCAATCTCCGTCAGTCGCAATTGGACAAGCAAAAGAGGAGATTATCAGGATGGGAGATTTCGCAGTTCAGGGAATGGAAGAGACGTACGAGTACTTGAAGACAAGCAATAAGAGACATGCTGAAACGGCATATCAGATTGAAGACGCCATCAATAACCTTGACCGGAAAATCACGGATTATCTTGTGGATATTTCCGCAGTCAATATTTCACCGGTCGAGTCCGCAAGACACGTCATGTTGATGGATACGGTTCGAGATATCGAACGGATCGGGGATCATTTCGAAAACATTATCGAGTTGATTGATTACCGTGAAGTGAACCGTGTGAAATTGACTGAGGAAGCGATGGATGATTTGACAGAAATGTTCACGCTGACAATTGCGACTGTCGATAAGGCTGTACGTTCCCTTGATATGAATGATATTGAATTAGCGCGGGAAGTTGCCGAGCAAGAAGCCTTGATCGACAAGATGGAACGTAAATTCCGTAAAAATCATATTGTGCGACTCAATGAGGGGCATTGCTCTGCTCAGTCGGGAATGGTCTTTGTCGATATCGTATCCAATCTTGAACGTATCGGAGATCATGCAGTAAATATCGCTGAAGCCATTTTAGGCAAACGGGTGTAA
- a CDS encoding DUF456 domain-containing protein, translated as MEIAGWIAAIIMFIVAFVGLIYPIIPSVVFIVGGFLLYGLFASFEELSWLFWVIQALFVILLFGADTLANIVGVKKFGGSKAGMWGSTIGLLIGPFVIPVAGILIGPFLGAFLSELLVTRTGVKQSIKTGIGSIVGFFTSVAAKGAVMLLMIGIFILYVTR; from the coding sequence ATGGAGATAGCAGGCTGGATAGCGGCCATTATCATGTTCATCGTCGCATTTGTCGGATTGATTTATCCAATCATCCCTTCCGTAGTTTTCATCGTAGGTGGATTCCTGCTGTACGGGTTATTCGCTTCCTTTGAAGAGTTGAGCTGGTTGTTTTGGGTGATTCAAGCGTTATTCGTCATATTGCTTTTCGGCGCAGATACTCTTGCAAATATTGTTGGTGTCAAGAAATTCGGCGGTTCAAAGGCGGGTATGTGGGGAAGTACGATCGGCCTGCTAATTGGGCCGTTCGTCATTCCGGTAGCTGGAATCCTTATCGGACCATTCCTCGGTGCATTCCTGTCAGAGCTGCTTGTGACGCGGACTGGCGTAAAGCAGTCCATTAAGACCGGTATTGGTTCTATCGTAGGGTTTTTCACTTCCGTCGCTGCGAAGGGTGCTGTGATGTTGCTTATGATTGGGATTTTCATACTCTACGTCACGAGATAG
- the sodA gene encoding superoxide dismutase SodA: protein MAYKLPELPYAYDALEPHIDKETMNIHHTKHHNTYVTNVNNALEGHDELASKSVEELISDLNAVPENIRTAVRNNGGGHANHTFFWNILSPNGGGNPTGALAEAIDKKFGSFDAFKEEFAKAAATRFGSGWAWLVSNNGELEITSTPNQDSPLMEGKTPILGLDVWEHAYYLNYQNRRPDYVSAFWNVVNWDEVAKNFGN, encoded by the coding sequence ATGGCTTACAAATTACCAGAATTACCATACGCATACGATGCGTTGGAGCCTCACATCGACAAAGAAACGATGAATATCCACCACACAAAACATCACAATACGTATGTGACGAACGTGAACAACGCATTGGAAGGGCATGACGAACTAGCTTCCAAATCAGTCGAAGAGCTTATCTCCGATTTGAATGCTGTTCCTGAAAACATCCGTACGGCTGTCCGTAATAATGGAGGCGGTCATGCGAATCATACGTTCTTCTGGAATATCCTTTCACCAAACGGCGGAGGAAATCCAACGGGAGCGCTTGCAGAAGCGATTGATAAGAAATTCGGCAGCTTTGACGCATTCAAAGAAGAATTTGCTAAAGCTGCTGCAACTCGTTTCGGTTCAGGTTGGGCATGGCTTGTATCCAATAATGGTGAACTTGAAATCACATCGACTCCTAACCAGGACTCTCCATTGATGGAAGGAAAAACACCGATTCTAGGACTCGATGTTTGGGAGCATGCTTACTATTTGAACTACCAAAACAGACGCCCTGATTACGTTTCCGCTTTCTGGAACGTAGTAAACTGGGATGAAGTCGCTAAAAACTTCGGTAACTAA
- a CDS encoding peptidoglycan D,D-transpeptidase FtsI family protein, producing the protein MKKPMRKVDQAKIRQRKHIAFRMNLLFFSIFILFSLLIFRLGYLQIVKGENYTRLLEMKEEIAVNTSVPRGRIYDRTGKVLVDNKPMNAITYTKTSSTTAKEMYDIATELSKLIEQDTKRVTIGDKRDFWILLNPEEAEAKVSKEELAKIGKDGTVSKPDIQREVTRLTRERITDEELDSFTDHELEVLAIYREMMSGYAYSPQIIKSGNVTEEEFAAVSERLNEFEGVDTTTDWNRIKFSDSTILGTMTSSIEGIPRSHLDYYLSRGYSRNDRIGRSYFEQQYEELLRGQKTIVKNIKDRTGRVIETKTVREGEPGRDLVLSMDSELQESLEELLSEKLLEMKKDPRSGLLDRAFLVMMDPNNGELLSLVGKRVVKDEDSGRWEVRDYAYGTFTSAYEVGSTVKVATVLAGYSEGVLSVGEKKIDEPMNIAGLSKRSLFNQNGRVSVDDITALGRSSNVYMFKIAISIGNGVYRPFKALPIDIGGFDRLRNAYASFGLGVKTEIDLPGEYTGVTGTDTRSGKLLDFAIGQFDTYTPLQLVQYVSTVANGGYRVAPKVLKEIREPSQDGETLGELLEETEVKVLNRINNTAKEIEQVKKGMHYVYYGPNGTAPNLFNGASYTAAGKTGTAQSSYYGDDRSKYGMASVNLTHVGFAPAENPEVAYAVVIPYASTDRSNYRTQGRAMLDIVRTSLDTYFELKEERANSNALETTDQKIDRRFEREKEKEKEKEKDSDEK; encoded by the coding sequence ATGAAAAAGCCGATGCGCAAAGTGGACCAAGCCAAAATCCGTCAACGGAAACATATCGCCTTCAGGATGAACCTTTTATTCTTCTCGATCTTCATCCTGTTTTCCTTGCTCATTTTCAGACTTGGATACTTGCAGATCGTTAAAGGCGAGAATTATACAAGGTTATTGGAGATGAAGGAAGAGATCGCAGTCAATACTAGCGTTCCTCGAGGAAGGATCTATGACCGAACAGGGAAGGTACTTGTTGATAATAAACCGATGAATGCAATTACATATACAAAGACATCATCTACAACAGCAAAAGAAATGTACGACATCGCAACAGAGCTTTCCAAGTTGATTGAACAGGATACAAAAAGGGTTACAATCGGCGATAAACGTGATTTCTGGATTTTATTGAATCCGGAAGAAGCGGAAGCGAAAGTGAGCAAGGAAGAATTGGCGAAAATCGGCAAAGACGGAACTGTCTCCAAACCGGATATTCAACGTGAAGTGACCCGTTTGACGCGTGAAAGGATTACGGATGAAGAGCTGGATTCCTTTACGGATCATGAGCTCGAAGTGTTGGCCATCTATCGTGAAATGATGTCCGGCTACGCGTACTCTCCTCAGATCATTAAAAGCGGGAATGTCACGGAAGAGGAATTCGCAGCCGTATCGGAACGGTTAAATGAATTTGAGGGGGTCGATACGACGACCGACTGGAACCGTATTAAATTCTCCGATAGCACAATTCTCGGGACGATGACAAGTTCGATCGAAGGGATTCCCCGAAGCCATCTCGATTATTATTTGTCTCGTGGTTATTCACGGAACGATCGAATTGGCAGGAGTTATTTCGAACAACAATATGAAGAATTATTAAGAGGGCAAAAAACCATCGTGAAAAATATAAAGGACCGAACTGGCCGCGTCATCGAGACTAAAACCGTCAGAGAAGGTGAACCGGGCAGGGATCTCGTATTATCGATGGATAGTGAATTGCAGGAATCATTGGAGGAACTACTATCGGAAAAACTTCTTGAAATGAAGAAAGACCCGCGATCCGGATTGTTGGACAGGGCATTCCTAGTCATGATGGATCCGAATAACGGGGAATTGCTTTCCTTGGTCGGTAAGCGAGTAGTGAAAGATGAGGATTCGGGCAGATGGGAAGTGCGTGATTATGCGTATGGAACGTTCACTTCAGCCTATGAAGTAGGGTCCACTGTGAAAGTAGCCACAGTATTGGCAGGATATAGTGAAGGTGTTCTATCAGTTGGAGAAAAGAAAATAGACGAACCGATGAATATTGCTGGTTTATCTAAGAGATCCCTGTTCAATCAGAACGGACGGGTGTCTGTCGATGATATAACAGCGCTCGGCAGGTCATCTAACGTTTATATGTTCAAAATCGCGATTTCAATAGGAAACGGAGTATACAGACCATTTAAGGCTCTTCCAATTGATATCGGTGGTTTTGATCGGCTGCGTAATGCCTATGCCTCTTTCGGTTTAGGGGTAAAAACGGAAATTGATTTGCCAGGGGAATATACAGGTGTTACCGGTACGGACACACGTTCAGGTAAGTTATTGGACTTCGCTATTGGGCAATTCGATACGTACACCCCGTTGCAGCTTGTTCAGTATGTGTCGACTGTAGCAAACGGTGGATACAGGGTAGCGCCAAAAGTATTAAAGGAAATAAGAGAACCTTCCCAAGATGGCGAAACGCTTGGAGAATTGCTAGAGGAAACAGAAGTGAAAGTCCTCAATCGCATTAATAATACGGCAAAAGAGATTGAACAAGTTAAAAAAGGGATGCACTACGTGTATTACGGACCGAATGGGACTGCACCGAACCTATTCAATGGCGCTTCCTATACGGCTGCAGGGAAGACCGGTACAGCCCAATCCTCCTATTACGGGGATGACAGAAGTAAATATGGGATGGCCTCTGTCAACTTGACGCATGTCGGGTTTGCGCCGGCTGAGAACCCTGAAGTGGCTTACGCTGTTGTTATTCCATACGCTTCGACTGATCGAAGCAATTACCGTACTCAAGGTAGAGCAATGCTTGATATAGTGAGAACGTCTCTAGATACCTATTTTGAATTGAAGGAAGAGCGGGCAAACTCGAATGCACTTGAAACGACCGATCAAAAAATAGATCGCAGATTTGAACGAGAAAAAGAAAAAGAGAAAGAAAAAGAAAAAGACTCGGACGAGAAATAA
- a CDS encoding endolytic transglycosylase MltG, with protein MMKDILRGVGIGCILAGGILYFTNTNNNSAESGAEQYKSQLDELQIELVKVKKELAVAQTLTSSKIEKSAGENSNASGKKETKPDSESTSKPITKIILTIESGSTSATVADKLERAGIIGSAKELEQYLIDNGLSGRIQIGVHEVDTTMDLGTIAGIITNTTKR; from the coding sequence ATGATGAAGGACATTTTACGGGGAGTCGGAATAGGTTGCATCCTTGCAGGAGGAATCCTTTATTTCACGAATACCAACAATAATTCCGCGGAATCGGGCGCTGAGCAGTACAAATCCCAGTTGGACGAGCTGCAGATTGAATTGGTTAAGGTGAAAAAAGAGTTAGCTGTCGCCCAAACGCTCACTTCTTCTAAAATCGAAAAAAGTGCAGGGGAAAATAGTAATGCCAGTGGGAAGAAGGAAACTAAACCTGACAGTGAGTCAACATCAAAGCCAATAACCAAAATAATTTTGACCATCGAATCCGGTTCAACATCGGCTACTGTTGCTGACAAGCTTGAGCGCGCGGGGATTATCGGTAGCGCGAAAGAGTTGGAACAATACTTAATTGACAATGGCTTATCCGGCCGCATTCAAATCGGTGTGCACGAAGTCGATACGACAATGGACCTTGGCACAATTGCTGGCATTATTACGAATACGACTAAGAGATAA
- the rpmG gene encoding 50S ribosomal protein L33, which yields MRVNITLACTECGERNYITKKNKRNNPERLEMKKYCSREKKQTLHRETK from the coding sequence ATGCGCGTAAATATTACACTTGCTTGCACAGAATGTGGAGAGCGTAATTATATTACAAAGAAAAACAAGCGTAACAATCCGGAACGTCTTGAAATGAAAAAATACTGCTCACGTGAAAAGAAACAAACTTTGCACCGTGAAACGAAATAA
- a CDS encoding 5-formyltetrahydrofolate cyclo-ligase: MSKLSKRKMMITIMRDMNHSEHARKSAAILERLYTCEEYVSARTIGVTISRFPEVDTLPLIESAWESGKQVAVPKCNPDTREMDFRLITSLDDLETVYMDLKEPIVGRTDSIDKGQIDLQIIPGVVFSDEGFRIGFGGGYYDRYLSDYCGNRVSLAFNHQTSQDVPIEEHDIPVNMIITENKVIQCLKIRDAK, from the coding sequence ATGAGTAAATTGTCCAAACGTAAAATGATGATAACAATCATGAGAGATATGAATCATTCTGAACATGCTAGAAAATCTGCAGCGATTTTGGAACGTCTATATACATGCGAGGAGTATGTTTCTGCCCGAACGATCGGGGTCACTATATCTCGCTTTCCGGAAGTGGATACACTTCCTTTGATTGAATCTGCATGGGAATCGGGAAAGCAAGTTGCCGTTCCGAAATGCAACCCAGATACAAGGGAGATGGATTTCAGACTCATTACGTCCTTGGATGATCTGGAAACGGTCTATATGGATTTGAAGGAACCGATAGTCGGAAGGACGGATTCCATTGATAAAGGACAAATCGACCTCCAGATTATTCCCGGAGTCGTTTTTTCCGATGAAGGCTTCAGAATCGGATTCGGCGGTGGGTATTATGATCGGTATTTATCTGACTACTGCGGCAATCGGGTATCATTGGCGTTTAATCATCAAACTTCCCAAGACGTGCCCATTGAAGAACATGACATTCCGGTCAATATGATTATTACTGAAAACAAAGTGATACAATGTCTGAAAATACGTGATGCCAAATGA
- a CDS encoding YqgQ family protein, with protein MNHFLDVLQLLKRFGIFIYTGNQKTDIEMMMSEVKELFENGLIMKEDYLPAVLILKRELGKRSD; from the coding sequence ATGAATCATTTCTTAGATGTCCTGCAACTTCTTAAACGGTTCGGCATTTTTATATATACAGGGAATCAAAAAACAGATATCGAAATGATGATGTCCGAAGTGAAAGAGCTATTTGAAAATGGGTTGATTATGAAAGAGGATTACTTGCCTGCGGTTCTAATTTTGAAAAGAGAATTGGGTAAAAGGTCTGATTAA
- a CDS encoding LTA synthase family protein codes for MKKATWPKHSILVIAIIATWLTTYIGYITSFSMKIDNVMQEFILFINPLSFLLFIYGMALFMKNEKRRNIYIFSISLLTSIVMFSNAVFYRFFNDFITLPVLFQTSNFGDLSSSVGANIHPWDIFFFADVIIIALAIKFIPVSESSQSQRSIGRKLYFVVAATVLMVNLGLSEAQRPQLLTRSFDRELLVKNIGTFNYHIYDLFIQSKTHAQRALADGSELAEVANYINANYAEPDPKMFGVAEGRNVIFVSLESLQSFVINNEMNGHEITPFLNELTNDPDTFYFDNFYHQTGLGKTSDSEFIVENSLYGRNGGAVFFTNSGNTFNSMSEKLGENGYFTSVMHANNRSFWNRDIMYQALGIQKFYDVESYEIGEGQAVNWGMKDIPFFEQSVELMKTMPQPFSTRMITLTNHHPFDLDEEDMMIPAYDSNSKTLNKYFQTARYMDESIKIFFEELKKNGLYDNSIIVMYGDHYGISENHNKAMGMYLDKEITPLDNVELQKVPMFVHIPGNGKGKTIHELSGQLDVRPTVLHLLGIDTKEDMQLGADIFSPDHEPFVIFRDGRLVTEDYIYAHEVCYDIKTGEETEGAACEPYIDRASTELGYSDLIINGDLLRFTDKDRVEEQE; via the coding sequence ATGAAAAAAGCAACTTGGCCCAAACATTCCATACTCGTCATTGCAATTATTGCTACGTGGTTAACGACGTATATTGGCTACATCACTAGCTTTTCTATGAAAATCGATAATGTGATGCAGGAATTCATTCTGTTCATTAACCCACTTAGTTTTCTATTGTTCATTTATGGCATGGCCTTATTCATGAAGAATGAAAAACGACGTAATATCTATATATTTTCAATCAGTTTGCTAACATCAATCGTTATGTTCAGCAACGCTGTGTTTTATCGATTTTTTAATGATTTCATTACATTGCCAGTATTGTTCCAAACAAGCAACTTTGGAGATCTATCGTCTTCCGTAGGTGCCAATATACATCCTTGGGATATATTCTTCTTTGCGGATGTTATCATAATTGCATTGGCTATCAAGTTCATCCCAGTTTCGGAAAGCTCCCAAAGCCAACGAAGCATTGGGCGCAAGCTCTATTTCGTAGTTGCTGCAACAGTATTGATGGTCAACTTAGGATTATCCGAAGCTCAAAGACCGCAGCTGTTGACTCGAAGCTTCGATCGGGAATTGCTCGTTAAAAATATAGGGACATTCAATTATCACATTTATGATCTGTTCATCCAATCGAAAACGCATGCACAACGAGCGCTTGCCGATGGCAGTGAGCTGGCTGAAGTGGCGAACTACATTAATGCCAATTATGCAGAACCCGATCCGAAAATGTTCGGTGTTGCGGAAGGGCGAAATGTGATCTTTGTTTCTTTGGAATCACTTCAAAGCTTCGTTATCAATAATGAAATGAATGGTCATGAAATTACCCCATTCCTCAACGAACTGACAAATGATCCAGATACATTCTATTTCGATAACTTTTATCATCAGACAGGGCTGGGTAAAACCTCCGACTCTGAATTCATCGTGGAAAACTCATTATACGGCCGAAATGGCGGTGCCGTCTTCTTCACGAACAGTGGGAATACATTCAATTCGATGTCTGAAAAGTTAGGTGAGAACGGATACTTCACGAGTGTCATGCATGCGAACAACCGTAGCTTCTGGAACCGTGACATCATGTATCAAGCTTTGGGCATTCAGAAATTCTACGATGTTGAAAGCTATGAAATTGGCGAGGGGCAGGCTGTCAACTGGGGTATGAAAGATATACCGTTCTTTGAACAATCTGTGGAATTGATGAAGACAATGCCACAACCATTTTCAACGAGAATGATCACGTTGACGAACCACCATCCATTTGATTTGGATGAAGAAGATATGATGATTCCTGCATACGACTCCAATTCAAAAACATTGAATAAATATTTCCAGACAGCTCGTTATATGGATGAGTCCATTAAAATCTTCTTTGAAGAATTGAAGAAAAACGGTTTGTATGACAATTCCATAATTGTTATGTATGGAGACCATTATGGTATTTCGGAAAATCACAATAAAGCGATGGGCATGTATTTGGATAAGGAAATCACTCCACTTGATAATGTTGAATTGCAAAAAGTGCCGATGTTCGTGCATATACCTGGTAATGGAAAAGGTAAAACGATCCATGAGCTTTCCGGTCAACTGGATGTGAGACCGACAGTCCTGCATTTACTAGGCATCGATACGAAAGAAGACATGCAGTTGGGTGCGGACATATTCTCACCGGATCACGAACCGTTTGTCATTTTCAGGGATGGACGCTTGGTGACAGAGGATTATATTTACGCTCACGAGGTTTGCTATGATATAAAAACCGGAGAAGAAACAGAAGGAGCGGCGTGTGAACCGTATATTGACCGCGCTTCTACCGAACTTGGCTACTCCGATTTGATCATCAATGGAGACTTGCTAAGATTCACGGACAAAGATAGGGTTGAAGAACAGGAATAA
- a CDS encoding DUF2759 domain-containing protein, whose product MNILMVIFGLVAIFAVIGTVQAFKERNVLSILFNVAAALIFGGFTIATIVFQGYPPALVH is encoded by the coding sequence ATGAACATCTTAATGGTAATTTTCGGACTCGTTGCGATCTTTGCTGTAATTGGAACTGTACAAGCTTTCAAAGAGCGCAATGTGTTGAGCATTTTGTTCAATGTTGCAGCTGCCTTGATTTTTGGCGGTTTTACAATTGCAACAATTGTCTTCCAAGGATATCCACCTGCTCTTGTACATTAA
- a CDS encoding MBL fold metallo-hydrolase produces MLEIRTYPLGPIQTNCYVVYSREGECLVIDPGEEGDRIIAEIEKANGKPLAILLTHAHFDHIGAVDRVRNHFGIPVHIHEAEHDWLGNPDLNGSSRYPGLPLVKNKDADQFLQEGELNIGPFQLEVRHTPGHSPGSVSFVFKEAQFAVVGDTLFKGSIGRTDLPGGDTKTLLQSIHDKLLTLDDEIVVYPGHGPSTTTEEEKDMNPFLNGFS; encoded by the coding sequence ATGCTTGAAATACGTACATATCCATTAGGCCCGATTCAAACGAATTGTTATGTAGTCTACAGTCGTGAAGGGGAGTGTTTAGTGATCGACCCGGGAGAGGAAGGGGATCGAATCATTGCCGAAATCGAAAAAGCGAATGGCAAACCGCTTGCAATCCTTTTAACACATGCGCACTTTGATCATATCGGTGCAGTGGATCGGGTGAGGAACCATTTTGGCATACCGGTTCATATTCATGAGGCAGAACATGATTGGCTTGGAAATCCAGATTTGAATGGTTCTTCTAGATACCCCGGTTTGCCACTCGTGAAAAATAAGGATGCTGATCAATTCCTTCAAGAAGGTGAATTGAATATTGGTCCATTCCAATTGGAGGTCCGTCATACTCCCGGTCATTCTCCCGGCAGCGTCTCGTTCGTTTTTAAGGAGGCACAATTTGCGGTGGTCGGAGATACCCTCTTCAAGGGCAGTATCGGCCGGACAGATCTTCCCGGAGGAGATACGAAAACCTTGCTTCAGTCTATCCATGACAAGCTATTGACTTTGGATGATGAGATTGTTGTGTATCCTGGGCATGGCCCTTCGACAACGACTGAAGAAGAAAAGGATATGAATCCCTTTTTGAACGGATTTTCCTAA
- a CDS encoding DUF2626 family protein, translated as MDNMFKLCGFWTGIFAVMFFVGDMMTASVIFIASTIFFLLLGYLNLTERMYMYMFGAYLMIFMVGFSYYATFIHVPGAGH; from the coding sequence ATGGATAACATGTTCAAGCTATGCGGTTTTTGGACTGGCATTTTCGCTGTAATGTTTTTCGTCGGCGATATGATGACAGCTTCCGTCATTTTCATCGCTAGCACTATTTTCTTCCTGTTGCTTGGATATTTGAATCTAACAGAGCGTATGTATATGTACATGTTTGGAGCTTACCTTATGATTTTCATGGTAGGATTCAGCTATTATGCGACATTCATTCACGTACCAGGTGCAGGACATTAA